A genome region from Clostridium sp. JN-9 includes the following:
- the fusA gene encoding elongation factor G: MAREYPLEKYRNIGIMAHIDAGKTTTTERILFYTGKTHKIGEVHEGQATMDWMVQEQERGITITSAATTCMWKDHVINIIDTPGHVDFTVEVERSLRVLDGAVTVIDAKSGVEPQTETVWRQADNYKVPRMVYVNKMDSTGADFFMCINTLRDRLHCNAVPIQIPIGAEDKFKGIVDLIKNEAIIYEDDLGTVMDEVEIPAELKDQAEEYRTNLLEAVAEQDEELMMKYLDGEELTIEEINKAIRKGVIDNSLVPVVCGSSYKNKGVQPMIDAVVEYMPSPLDVPAIKGTNPDTNEEEHRPSDDNEPMSALAFKIATDPFIGKLAFVRVYSGVMTSGTYVLNSTKGKKERIGRLVKMHSNHRQDVEELRAGDLGAVIGLKDTTTGNTLCDEAHPIVLESMVFPEPVISVAIEPKTKAGQEKMGIALSKLAEEDPTFKTYTNTETGQTIIAGMGELHLEIIVDRLTREFKVECNVGQPQVAYKETIKKSVRAEGKFVRQSGGRGQYGHCWIEMSPSEEGYSFENAVVGGAIPKEYIQPIDNGIKEAAENGVVAGYPTINFKVKVVDGSYHDVDSSEMAFKIAGSMAFKNAASKADPVLLEPTEKVEVIVPEEYMGDVMGDINSRRGRIEGMESRNGAQVIRAFVPLSEMFGYATVLRSRTQGRGVYTMQFDHYEEVPKSIVEKIVGEK; the protein is encoded by the coding sequence GTGGCAAGAGAGTATCCATTAGAGAAGTATCGTAATATAGGAATAATGGCACATATAGATGCTGGAAAAACGACTACTACAGAAAGAATACTTTTCTATACAGGTAAGACCCATAAAATTGGTGAAGTCCATGAAGGCCAGGCTACAATGGACTGGATGGTTCAGGAACAAGAAAGAGGTATAACAATAACATCAGCTGCGACAACTTGTATGTGGAAAGATCATGTTATAAATATTATAGACACACCCGGACACGTAGATTTTACAGTTGAGGTTGAGAGGTCATTAAGAGTACTTGATGGTGCAGTTACAGTTATAGATGCTAAAAGTGGTGTTGAGCCGCAAACTGAAACTGTATGGAGACAGGCAGATAATTATAAAGTACCTAGAATGGTGTATGTAAATAAAATGGATTCAACTGGTGCTGATTTCTTTATGTGTATTAACACTTTAAGAGATAGATTACATTGTAATGCAGTGCCAATTCAAATTCCAATAGGAGCAGAAGATAAATTTAAAGGTATTGTAGATTTAATTAAAAATGAAGCTATAATATATGAAGATGATTTAGGGACAGTAATGGATGAGGTAGAGATACCAGCAGAATTAAAAGATCAGGCAGAAGAATACAGAACAAATTTACTAGAAGCTGTAGCTGAACAAGATGAAGAATTAATGATGAAATACCTTGATGGTGAAGAATTAACAATTGAAGAAATAAATAAAGCAATTAGAAAAGGTGTTATTGATAACTCTTTGGTTCCAGTAGTATGTGGTTCTTCATACAAAAATAAGGGAGTTCAGCCAATGATCGATGCTGTGGTTGAATATATGCCATCACCACTTGATGTGCCAGCTATAAAAGGTACAAATCCAGATACTAATGAAGAAGAGCACAGGCCGTCAGATGATAATGAACCAATGTCTGCATTGGCATTTAAAATAGCTACAGATCCGTTCATAGGAAAGTTAGCTTTCGTTAGAGTTTATTCAGGTGTAATGACAAGCGGTACATATGTGTTAAACTCAACTAAGGGAAAGAAAGAGAGAATAGGCAGATTAGTTAAGATGCATTCAAACCATAGGCAGGATGTTGAAGAATTAAGAGCAGGTGATCTTGGAGCAGTAATCGGATTAAAAGATACTACTACAGGTAATACACTTTGTGATGAGGCTCATCCTATCGTACTTGAAAGTATGGTATTCCCAGAACCAGTTATATCTGTTGCAATAGAGCCTAAGACAAAGGCTGGTCAGGAAAAAATGGGCATAGCGCTAAGCAAACTAGCAGAAGAAGATCCAACATTTAAAACATATACTAATACTGAAACAGGACAGACAATTATTGCAGGTATGGGAGAATTACATCTTGAAATAATAGTTGACAGACTTACAAGAGAATTTAAAGTAGAATGTAATGTTGGTCAGCCTCAGGTTGCTTATAAGGAAACAATTAAAAAATCTGTTAGAGCTGAGGGTAAATTTGTAAGACAATCTGGTGGACGTGGACAATATGGACATTGCTGGATTGAAATGTCACCATCAGAAGAAGGATATTCATTTGAAAATGCTGTTGTAGGTGGAGCAATTCCAAAGGAATATATTCAGCCAATAGATAATGGTATTAAGGAAGCTGCAGAAAATGGTGTAGTTGCAGGATATCCAACAATAAACTTCAAAGTTAAAGTAGTTGATGGTTCATACCATGATGTTGACTCATCAGAAATGGCTTTCAAAATTGCTGGATCCATGGCCTTTAAAAATGCAGCATCAAAAGCTGACCCAGTATTGCTTGAACCTACGGAAAAGGTAGAAGTAATTGTACCTGAAGAATACATGGGAGATGTAATGGGAGACATTAACTCAAGAAGAGGCAGAATTGAAGGAATGGAATCAAGAAATGGTGCACAGGTTATTAGAGCATTCGTTCCACTGTCAGAAATGTTTGGATATGCAACAGTACTTAGATCCAGAACACAAGGCAGAGGAGTTTATACAATGCAGTTTGATCACTATGAAGAAGTTCCAAAGAGTATTGTAGAAAAAATAGTTGGAGAAAAATAA
- the rpsG gene encoding 30S ribosomal protein S7, with protein MPRKGHIAKRDVLPDPLYNSKVVTKLINSIMEDGKKGVAEKICYAAFDTIAEKTGKDPIEVFETAMNNVMPLLEVKARRIGGATYQVPMEVRPERRQTLGIRWMLGAARKRGEKYMKERLAGELLDAFNNSGAAVKKREETHKMAEANKAFAHYRY; from the coding sequence GTGCCAAGAAAAGGACATATAGCAAAAAGAGATGTATTACCAGATCCACTATACAACAGTAAGGTTGTTACAAAATTAATAAACAGCATAATGGAAGATGGTAAAAAAGGTGTAGCAGAGAAAATTTGCTATGCAGCTTTTGATACAATAGCAGAAAAGACAGGTAAAGATCCTATTGAAGTATTCGAAACAGCTATGAATAATGTAATGCCGCTTCTTGAAGTTAAAGCAAGAAGAATAGGTGGTGCTACATATCAGGTACCTATGGAAGTTAGACCTGAAAGAAGACAGACATTAGGAATTAGATGGATGTTAGGTGCTGCAAGAAAAAGAGGAGAAAAATACATGAAAGAAAGGCTTGCTGGAGAATTGTTAGATGCATTTAATAATTCTGGAGCAGCTGTTAAAAAGAGAGAAGAAACTCATAAAATGGCAGAGGCAAACAAGGCATTTGCACATTACAGATATTAA
- the rpsL gene encoding 30S ribosomal protein S12, whose product MPTISQLVKKGRKTITTKSNAPALKECPQKRGVCTVVKTTTPKKPNSALRKIARVRLTNSYEVTAYIPGVGHNLQEHSVVLIRGGRVKDLPGVRYHIVRGALDSAGVANRMQSRSKYGAKRPKQK is encoded by the coding sequence ATGCCAACAATTAGCCAATTAGTAAAAAAAGGCAGAAAGACAATAACAACCAAATCAAATGCACCAGCACTAAAAGAATGCCCTCAAAAAAGAGGAGTATGTACTGTAGTTAAAACTACTACGCCAAAGAAGCCTAACTCAGCTTTAAGAAAAATTGCCAGAGTAAGACTTACAAACAGCTATGAAGTAACTGCTTATATTCCAGGTGTAGGACATAACTTACAGGAGCATAGTGTTGTTCTTATAAGAGGTGGAAGAGTAAAAGACCTTCCAGGTGTAAGGTATCATATTGTTAGAGGTGCTTTAGACTCAGCAGGTGTTGCTAACAGAATGCAGAGTAGATCTAAGTATGGCGCAAAAAGACCAAAGCAAAAATAA
- a CDS encoding ribosomal L7Ae/L30e/S12e/Gadd45 family protein: MVHRLTGKKAIGLKQTIKCIKSGQGKTVYIACDADEKLIQQVKSLAEEHTVEIKYVDTMKELGRLCGIDVGASAALILND; this comes from the coding sequence ATGGTCCATAGGCTTACAGGTAAGAAAGCTATAGGGTTAAAGCAGACAATAAAATGCATTAAATCTGGACAGGGAAAAACTGTTTATATTGCATGTGATGCTGATGAAAAGTTAATTCAGCAGGTTAAAAGTCTTGCTGAAGAACATACTGTTGAAATTAAATATGTTGATACAATGAAGGAATTAGGCAGACTATGTGGCATAGACGTAGGAGCATCAGCAGCTTTAATTCTAAATGATTAA
- the rpoC gene encoding DNA-directed RNA polymerase subunit beta' has protein sequence MFELNNFDALQIGLASPEKIREWSRGEVKKPETINYRTLKPERDGLFCERIFGPIKDWECHCGKYKRIRYKGIVCDRCGVEVTKAKVRRERMGHIELAAPVSHIWYFKGIPSRMGLILDMSPRALEKILYFASYVVLDPKETPLLKKQLLNEKEYREACDKYGEENFVAGMGAESVKVLLKELDLDRLSAELKEDLKTSTGQKRIRIIRRLEVVESFRKSHNKPDWMIIDVIPVIPPDLRPMVQLDGGRFATSDLNDLYRRVINRNNRLKKLLDLGAPEIIVRNEKRMLQEAVDALIDNGRRGRPVTGPGNRPLKSLSDMLKGKQGRFRQNLLGKRVDYSGRSVIVVGPELKMYQCGLPKEMALELFKPFVMKKLVQSGLAHNIKSAKRMVERVQTQVWDVLEEVISDHPVLLNRAPTLHRLGIQAFQPILVEGRAIKLHPLACTAYNADFDGDQMAVHVPLSVEAQAEARFLMLAAHNILKPSDGKPVVVPTQDMVLGSYYLTIDKDGVKGEGKAFSSVDEVLMAYQLKEIDVHAKIKVKMFKTVDGQLKTGIIETTPGKLIFNESIPQDLGFIDRSKPENEFKLEVDFLVAKKNLGKIIDKCYLKHGPTQTSIMLDKIKAKGYHYSTVSGITVSTSDMVVPEAKKELLAEADAAIDKIEKMYRRGFISEEERYERVIDKWTKTTEDIANALMDNLDRFNPIFMMADSGARGSRSQIKQLAGMRGLMANPSGKIIELPIRSSFREGLDILEYFISTHGARKGNADTALKTADSGYLTRRLVDVSQDVIVREEDCGTTEGFEVSQIKEGNEVIESLTERLTGRYSAEDIINPSTGEVLVPRDTYMDVNLAEKVEKAGINKVKIRSVFTCKSRHGVCAKCYGMDMATAKKISIGESVGIIAAQSIGEPGTQLTMRTFHTGGVAGSDITQGLPRVEELFEARKPKGLAIVSEISGTVKMEDTKKKRTVIVVSDSGEEVSYDIPFGSRLKVSNGDIINAGDEITEGSVNPHDVIRIKGVNGVKNYLLSEVQKVYRLQGVDINDKHLETVIKQMTRKVKVEDQGDTDLLPGVLIDMFDFEDANKKVEESGGKPAEGRIALLGITKAALATDSFLSAASFQETTRVLTDAAIKGKIDPLLGLKENVIIGKLIPAGTGMTRYRSVRINTEKEKPEKSLTNNEDAKI, from the coding sequence TTGTTTGAATTAAACAATTTTGATGCACTACAAATAGGTCTTGCTTCACCGGAGAAAATAAGAGAATGGTCAAGAGGTGAAGTGAAGAAACCTGAAACCATTAATTATAGGACTTTAAAACCAGAAAGAGATGGTCTTTTTTGTGAAAGAATATTTGGACCAATAAAAGACTGGGAATGTCACTGCGGAAAGTATAAAAGAATTAGATATAAGGGAATTGTATGCGATAGATGCGGTGTTGAAGTAACAAAAGCTAAAGTAAGACGTGAAAGAATGGGACATATTGAATTAGCAGCTCCAGTTTCTCATATATGGTATTTTAAAGGCATACCATCAAGAATGGGACTTATTCTTGATATGTCACCAAGAGCATTGGAAAAGATTCTATATTTTGCTTCATATGTTGTGTTAGATCCAAAGGAAACACCACTACTGAAGAAACAGCTTCTGAATGAAAAGGAATATAGGGAGGCCTGCGATAAATATGGAGAAGAAAATTTCGTTGCCGGCATGGGGGCTGAATCTGTAAAGGTACTGCTGAAAGAGCTTGACTTAGATCGCTTGTCAGCTGAATTAAAGGAAGATTTAAAAACAAGTACAGGACAAAAGAGAATAAGGATTATAAGAAGACTTGAGGTTGTTGAATCCTTCAGAAAGTCCCATAATAAGCCAGACTGGATGATAATTGATGTTATTCCGGTAATTCCCCCTGATTTAAGACCAATGGTTCAGCTCGATGGAGGAAGATTTGCCACATCTGACTTAAACGACTTATATAGAAGAGTTATTAATAGAAATAACAGATTGAAAAAATTATTAGATCTTGGAGCACCAGAGATAATAGTAAGAAATGAAAAAAGAATGCTGCAGGAAGCTGTTGATGCATTAATTGATAATGGAAGAAGAGGGAGACCAGTTACTGGACCAGGAAACAGGCCTTTAAAATCATTATCTGATATGTTAAAAGGAAAGCAAGGAAGATTCAGACAAAATCTGCTTGGTAAGCGTGTTGATTACTCTGGACGTTCTGTTATTGTAGTAGGACCAGAACTAAAGATGTATCAATGCGGACTTCCAAAGGAAATGGCTCTTGAATTGTTTAAACCATTTGTTATGAAGAAATTAGTTCAAAGTGGTTTAGCACATAATATAAAGAGCGCTAAGAGAATGGTTGAAAGAGTTCAGACTCAGGTATGGGATGTTTTAGAAGAGGTAATTTCAGATCATCCAGTATTGCTTAATCGTGCTCCTACACTACACAGACTTGGAATTCAGGCTTTTCAGCCAATACTGGTAGAGGGCAGGGCTATTAAGTTACATCCACTTGCATGTACTGCTTATAATGCTGACTTTGATGGTGACCAGATGGCTGTTCATGTACCATTATCTGTTGAGGCTCAGGCAGAAGCAAGATTCTTAATGCTTGCAGCACATAATATATTAAAGCCATCTGATGGAAAACCAGTTGTTGTACCTACACAGGATATGGTTTTAGGATCATATTATTTAACTATCGATAAAGATGGTGTCAAAGGTGAAGGTAAAGCATTTTCATCTGTTGATGAAGTACTTATGGCTTATCAATTAAAAGAAATTGATGTTCATGCTAAGATTAAGGTAAAAATGTTTAAAACTGTTGATGGACAATTAAAGACAGGTATAATTGAAACTACACCCGGAAAGTTAATATTTAATGAATCCATACCGCAGGATTTAGGATTTATTGATAGAAGCAAGCCTGAAAATGAATTTAAACTTGAAGTGGACTTTTTGGTTGCAAAGAAGAATTTAGGTAAAATAATAGATAAATGCTACTTAAAACATGGACCAACTCAAACGTCAATAATGCTTGATAAAATCAAGGCAAAGGGATATCATTACTCTACTGTTAGTGGAATAACAGTATCAACTTCAGATATGGTAGTTCCAGAGGCTAAAAAAGAATTATTAGCAGAGGCTGATGCGGCCATTGATAAGATAGAAAAAATGTATAGAAGAGGTTTCATATCTGAAGAAGAAAGATATGAAAGAGTTATTGATAAATGGACCAAAACTACAGAAGATATAGCAAATGCACTAATGGATAACCTGGATAGATTTAATCCAATATTCATGATGGCAGATTCTGGAGCCAGAGGTTCCAGAAGCCAGATAAAACAATTGGCTGGTATGAGAGGACTTATGGCAAATCCTTCTGGTAAAATTATTGAATTGCCAATTCGTTCATCATTCAGAGAAGGTCTGGATATCCTGGAATATTTCATTTCCACTCATGGTGCCAGAAAGGGTAATGCTGATACAGCTTTAAAGACAGCTGACTCAGGTTATCTTACTAGAAGATTGGTAGATGTCAGCCAGGATGTAATTGTAAGGGAAGAAGATTGTGGAACAACGGAAGGCTTTGAAGTATCACAGATTAAAGAAGGTAATGAAGTAATTGAGTCTCTTACGGAAAGACTTACAGGAAGATATTCAGCAGAGGATATAATCAATCCATCTACTGGTGAGGTATTGGTTCCTAGAGATACTTATATGGATGTTAACCTTGCTGAAAAAGTTGAGAAAGCCGGAATTAATAAAGTAAAGATCAGATCTGTATTTACCTGTAAATCAAGACATGGTGTCTGCGCTAAATGTTATGGTATGGATATGGCTACAGCAAAAAAAATAAGTATAGGCGAGTCTGTTGGAATAATTGCTGCACAAAGTATAGGTGAACCAGGAACTCAGCTTACAATGAGAACATTCCATACTGGTGGTGTTGCCGGATCAGATATTACACAAGGTTTACCAAGAGTTGAAGAGTTATTTGAAGCAAGAAAACCTAAGGGACTTGCAATTGTATCAGAAATTTCAGGAACAGTGAAAATGGAAGACACAAAGAAAAAGAGAACTGTTATTGTAGTTTCTGATTCCGGAGAAGAGGTAAGCTACGATATACCATTTGGTTCAAGACTTAAAGTTTCAAATGGAGATATAATTAATGCTGGAGATGAGATAACTGAAGGTTCAGTTAACCCGCATGATGTTATTAGAATTAAGGGAGTTAACGGTGTAAAAAATTATCTTTTATCTGAAGTTCAAAAAGTTTACAGACTTCAAGGTGTTGATATAAATGATAAGCATCTTGAAACCGTAATAAAGCAAATGACAAGAAAAGTAAAGGTTGAAGATCAGGGTGATACTGATCTGCTGCCAGGTGTATTGATTGATATGTTTGACTTTGAAGATGCAAATAAAAAGGTTGAAGAGTCTGGTGGTAAACCGGCAGAAGGCAGAATAGCATTACTAGGAATAACAAAAGCAGCTTTAGCAACTGATTCATTTTTATCAGCAGCTTCCTTCCAGGAAACAACTAGAGTTCTTACAGATGCTGCAATAAAAGGTAAAATTGATCCATTACTTGGACTAAAGGAAAATGTAATAATTGGTAAGCTGATTCCAGCTGGAACTGGTATGACTAGATATAGATCTGTAAGAATTAATACAGAAAAGGAAAAGCCAGAAAAAAGCTTAACAAATAATGAAGATGCTAAGATTTAA
- the rpoB gene encoding DNA-directed RNA polymerase subunit beta — translation MVHPVKVGKRTRMNFSKLKEVAEMPNLIEVQLDSYDWFLKEGLQEVFDDINPIQDYTGNLNLEFVGYKLDLENIKYQVEECKERDATYAAPLKVKVRLLNKETGEVKEQEVFMGDFPLMTEQGTFIINGAERVIVSQLVRSPGVYYDMSVDKTGKKLYSATVIPNRGAWLEYETDSNDVIYVRIDKTRKLPITILARALGYGTDAEVVELFGDDERLKATIEKDNTKTRDEALLEVYKRLRPGEPPTVDSALSLIDVLFFDPKRYDLSRVGRYKFNKKLALHLRIANQIAAEDIVNPQTGEIFVQKGERIDRDVALDIQNSGINTVKIEVEDKVHKVIGNHFVDIHKFVEFDISDLNIKENVHYPTLKEILDNSNDEAEIKEQIKKRIHELIPKHIIRDDIYATISYELGLTYNVGNTDDIDHLGNRRLRSVGELLQNQFRIGLSRMERVVKERMTIQDQEVITPQALINIRPVAAAIKEFFGSSQLSQFMDQTNPLSELTHKRRLSALGPGGLSRERAGFEVRDVHHSHYGRMCPIETPEGPNIGLINSLATYARVNEYGFIETPYRRIDKKAGIVTKDITYMTADEEDQYLIAKSNEPLDDEGHFIDKKVTVRSLEDVILVPNTEVDLMDVSPRQLVSVATAMIPFLENDDASRALMGSNMQRQAVPLLKPQAPIVGTGIEYKAAVDSGVLPKAKNAGAVSYVSANEIRVKRDSDGGTDIYRLLKFKRSNQGTCINQRPIVSKNERVEKGTVLADGPSTDLGEIALGKNIRMGFITWEGYNYEDAMLISEELVREDVFTSIHIEEYEAEARDTKLGPEEITRDIPNVGEDALKDIDERGIIRIGAEVRSGDILVGKVTPKGETELTAEERLLRAIFGEKAREVRDTSLRVPHGEAGIIVDVKVFTRENGDELPPGVNKLVRCYIAQKRKISVGDKMAGRHGNKGVISRVLPEEDMPFLPDGRPLQICLNPLGVPSRMNIGQVLEVHLGWAASELGWHIATPVFDGAREEEIVECLKKAGYDADGKTMLYDGRTGEAFDSRVTVGYMYILKLAHLVDDKIHARSTGPYSLVTQQPLGGKAQFGGQRFGEMEVWALEAYGAAHTLQEILTVKSDDVVGRVKTYEAIVKGENIPEPGVPESFKVLIKELQALCLDVKVLNDENKEIKIKESVDDEAEDLEVNIEGTEDDVPPVPDAEYKDENDDSNSETDLEDDIDYDDLPLDELQSDLEIDDFNDEH, via the coding sequence ATGGTACATCCTGTCAAAGTTGGCAAAAGAACAAGAATGAACTTTTCAAAACTTAAAGAAGTAGCAGAAATGCCTAACCTAATTGAAGTTCAATTGGATTCCTACGATTGGTTCTTAAAGGAAGGTCTGCAGGAAGTTTTTGACGATATTAATCCTATTCAGGATTATACAGGTAACTTAAACCTGGAATTTGTCGGATACAAACTTGACTTAGAAAACATCAAGTATCAAGTTGAAGAATGTAAGGAAAGAGATGCTACTTATGCAGCACCTTTAAAGGTCAAAGTAAGACTACTTAATAAGGAAACTGGAGAAGTAAAGGAACAAGAAGTATTTATGGGAGATTTTCCTCTCATGACAGAGCAAGGAACTTTTATAATCAACGGAGCAGAAAGAGTTATTGTAAGTCAGCTGGTAAGATCACCGGGTGTGTATTATGACATGTCTGTGGATAAAACTGGTAAGAAGCTTTATTCTGCTACAGTAATACCAAATAGAGGAGCATGGCTTGAGTACGAAACAGATTCAAATGATGTTATTTACGTTAGAATAGATAAAACAAGGAAACTACCAATAACTATTCTTGCAAGAGCATTGGGATATGGTACAGATGCTGAAGTTGTTGAACTATTTGGAGACGATGAAAGATTAAAAGCAACAATTGAAAAAGATAATACTAAAACCAGAGATGAAGCTTTACTGGAAGTCTATAAAAGACTAAGACCAGGTGAGCCTCCAACTGTTGATAGCGCTTTATCACTAATTGATGTTCTATTTTTTGACCCAAAAAGATATGACTTATCTAGAGTAGGAAGATATAAATTTAACAAGAAATTAGCATTGCATTTAAGAATTGCTAATCAAATTGCTGCAGAAGATATCGTAAATCCACAGACTGGAGAGATTTTTGTCCAAAAAGGAGAAAGAATTGACAGAGACGTAGCATTAGATATTCAAAATAGTGGAATTAATACTGTAAAAATTGAAGTTGAAGATAAGGTTCATAAAGTAATTGGAAATCATTTTGTAGACATACATAAATTTGTCGAATTTGATATAAGCGATTTAAATATAAAAGAAAATGTGCATTATCCAACATTAAAGGAAATACTGGATAACTCAAATGATGAAGCCGAAATTAAGGAACAGATAAAAAAGAGAATTCATGAATTGATCCCTAAGCATATTATCAGGGACGATATATATGCAACTATAAGTTACGAATTAGGATTAACTTATAATGTTGGAAATACCGATGACATAGATCATTTAGGAAACAGGAGACTAAGATCTGTAGGCGAATTGTTACAAAACCAATTTAGAATAGGTCTTTCCAGAATGGAAAGAGTTGTCAAGGAAAGAATGACGATTCAGGACCAGGAAGTAATAACACCTCAGGCCTTAATAAATATAAGACCAGTGGCAGCGGCTATAAAAGAGTTCTTTGGCAGTTCTCAGCTGTCACAATTTATGGATCAGACCAACCCATTGTCAGAGTTAACTCATAAGAGAAGACTTTCAGCATTAGGACCAGGTGGATTATCCAGAGAAAGAGCTGGATTTGAAGTAAGAGACGTTCATCATTCACATTATGGCAGAATGTGTCCTATAGAAACTCCAGAAGGACCTAATATAGGCTTAATTAACTCTTTAGCTACATATGCAAGAGTTAATGAATATGGATTTATTGAAACGCCTTATAGAAGAATTGATAAGAAAGCAGGAATTGTAACAAAGGATATAACTTATATGACTGCTGATGAAGAAGATCAATACTTGATTGCTAAATCTAATGAACCTCTTGATGATGAGGGACATTTTATAGATAAAAAGGTAACTGTCAGATCACTTGAAGATGTTATATTGGTACCTAATACAGAGGTAGATTTAATGGATGTGTCTCCAAGACAATTAGTATCTGTAGCAACTGCAATGATACCATTTTTGGAAAATGATGATGCCAGCCGTGCCCTAATGGGATCAAACATGCAGCGTCAGGCAGTTCCATTACTTAAGCCGCAGGCTCCAATTGTTGGTACAGGAATAGAATATAAAGCTGCAGTTGATTCAGGGGTGCTACCAAAGGCTAAAAATGCCGGAGCTGTATCCTATGTTAGTGCTAATGAAATAAGAGTTAAAAGAGATTCTGACGGTGGTACGGATATTTACAGACTATTAAAATTCAAGAGATCAAATCAGGGAACATGTATAAATCAAAGACCTATTGTAAGCAAAAATGAAAGAGTAGAAAAGGGTACAGTTTTAGCAGACGGACCATCTACTGATTTAGGTGAAATTGCATTAGGCAAAAATATTCGTATGGGATTTATTACATGGGAAGGCTATAACTACGAAGATGCTATGCTTATTTCTGAAGAATTAGTTAGAGAGGATGTATTTACTTCTATTCATATTGAAGAGTATGAGGCAGAAGCCAGGGATACAAAGCTCGGACCTGAAGAAATAACCAGGGATATTCCAAATGTAGGTGAAGATGCTCTTAAAGATATAGACGAGAGAGGAATTATAAGAATAGGAGCAGAGGTTAGATCAGGGGATATTTTAGTTGGTAAGGTAACCCCAAAGGGAGAAACAGAGTTAACAGCTGAAGAAAGGCTTCTAAGAGCTATATTCGGTGAAAAGGCAAGAGAAGTCAGAGATACTTCGCTTAGAGTTCCTCATGGTGAAGCAGGCATAATTGTAGATGTAAAAGTATTTACAAGGGAAAATGGAGACGAATTACCTCCAGGAGTTAATAAACTTGTTAGATGTTATATAGCTCAGAAAAGAAAAATATCAGTTGGAGATAAAATGGCTGGCAGACATGGTAATAAAGGTGTTATATCAAGAGTTTTACCTGAAGAAGATATGCCTTTCCTGCCAGATGGAAGACCACTTCAGATATGCTTAAATCCATTGGGTGTTCCTTCACGTATGAACATTGGGCAGGTACTTGAAGTTCATTTAGGATGGGCAGCTAGTGAATTAGGCTGGCACATTGCAACACCAGTTTTTGATGGTGCCAGGGAAGAAGAGATTGTTGAATGTTTAAAGAAGGCCGGATATGATGCAGATGGTAAAACAATGCTGTATGATGGAAGAACCGGAGAAGCATTTGATAGCAGGGTAACGGTAGGATATATGTATATTCTAAAACTTGCTCACTTAGTAGATGATAAGATTCATGCCAGATCAACAGGACCTTATTCATTAGTTACGCAGCAGCCTTTAGGAGGTAAAGCTCAATTTGGCGGACAAAGATTTGGAGAAATGGAAGTTTGGGCATTAGAGGCATATGGTGCAGCACATACACTTCAGGAAATATTAACTGTTAAATCTGATGATGTTGTAGGAAGAGTAAAAACTTATGAGGCAATAGTGAAGGGTGAAAACATCCCTGAGCCAGGAGTACCAGAATCATTTAAAGTACTTATTAAGGAACTTCAGGCATTATGTCTTGATGTTAAAGTATTAAATGATGAAAATAAAGAGATTAAAATTAAGGAATCTGTTGATGATGAAGCTGAAGATCTTGAAGTAAATATTGAAGGAACAGAGGATGATGTCCCTCCAGTACCAGATGCAGAGTATAAAGATGAAAATGATGACAGCAATTCCGAAACAGATTTAGAAGATGATATAGATTATGATGATTTACCATTAGATGAGCTTCAGAGTGATTTGGAAATTGATGATTTTAATGATGAACATTAA
- the rplL gene encoding 50S ribosomal protein L7/L12, which produces MNKEEIIQAIKEMSVLELNELVKACEEEFGVSAAAPVAAAGAGAAAPAAEEKTEFDVVLKSIGSEKIKVIKAVREITGLGLKDAKELVDGAPKTLKEAVSKDEAESIKTKLTEVGAEVELK; this is translated from the coding sequence ATGAATAAAGAAGAAATCATTCAAGCTATAAAGGAAATGAGTGTTTTAGAATTAAATGAATTAGTAAAAGCATGTGAAGAAGAGTTTGGTGTAAGCGCAGCTGCTCCAGTTGCAGCAGCAGGTGCTGGTGCTGCAGCTCCAGCTGCAGAAGAAAAAACTGAGTTCGATGTAGTATTAAAGAGCATTGGATCAGAAAAAATTAAAGTTATAAAAGCAGTAAGAGAAATAACTGGTCTTGGATTAAAGGATGCTAAGGAATTAGTAGACGGAGCTCCAAAGACACTTAAAGAAGCTGTAAGCAAAGACGAAGCAGAATCAATTAAAACAAAACTTACAGAAGTTGGAGCAGAAGTTGAATTAAAATAG